The following is a genomic window from Candidatus Kuenenbacteria bacterium.
GCACGCGGGCCACGGAGGGATTTGTGGGTGGTGGTAGTCATAATATCAAAACCAAAATCTAGAGGGTTTTTCATGACATCGCCGGCAATGAGCCCACCGATGTGCGACGTGTCTGCCATAGTAAGGGCACCAACCTCATCGGCAATTTTTTTAAATGCCGCATAATCTAGATCGCGAGGGTAGGAAGTATAACCGCAGAGAATAATTTTGGGCTTGGCTTCTAGGGCGACACGACGGAGCTCTTCAAAGTCAATGCGACCATTTTCTTCGGGGATGGTTTTGTAGCGAATAAAATTAAAAATTTGGCCCATGTGAGAAACTGGAGCGCCATGAGTCAGGTGACCGCCGTGAGAAAGGTCCATACCAAGAATCGTGTCACCGGGTTGGCAAAAAGTCAGATAAACTGCCTGATTCATGGGTGAGCCGGAAAGTGCCTGGACATTGGCATGTTCGGCGCGAAAGAGTTTTTTGGCGCGCTCGATAGCTAGCGTTTCTACGACATCGGTAAATTTTTGTCCGCCATAATAGCGTCGGCCAGGATACCCTTCCGAATATTTATTGGTGAGAATTGAGCCATTAGCGGCAAAGACCTCCGGCCAAGTATAGTTTTCCGAAGGGATAAGCTCGATGCCTTTTTGTTCACGTTTTTCTTCACCAAGGATGGCGGCGTAAATTTCGGGGTCATTATTTTTTAATTGTTCAAGATTGGCAGAAGTATTCATGTTATTTTTTTATAAAACAATTAAAGTCTGGTAGCTGGAGGAAATTTATTTTAAAAAGTAAGAAGATAATCAGAGTATAGAGCGTGGCAATTATAAAATGTTTGAAAAATCTTTTTTTTGAATGTTCGTGTTCTTTGCCAAGTGCCTTTATGGCACCGTAATGAACAAGCATTAGCCCAACCACGTTTGTTAGCCAGTAACCGAAAATCATAGCGGGTAGAAATATTTTTTGTGAGATCAGACCAAAGGGCAAAGAAAAGAAATAAGCAATAGGGATATTGAGGATAAGATCATTCCACCAGGAAAAAGGAGAAAGGAGATAACCGATAAGCACTAAAATACCGCCATGAATTTTTTGGGGTGGTTTTTTAATTATTAATTCAGGATTTTCTTTTTGGTTTTCCACCGGCGTAAATTTTTTGATATGCCTTGATGGTTGGCTTGATATTTGGAGAACAATTTTTGGGAAGATTATTTATATCAAACCATTGTATAGCTAGAATGTCTTTTCCCTGTTTGGGGCGTTCTTTTGTTGCCGCTAAGTAATGAATAAGGATAATCAGTTCAGGTTGTTTTTGGCCAGTTTCTGGTTTTTCTTGCCAGAGGGCCATTACAGGCAGGTCACCGATTATTTTTATTTTAACTCCGATTTCTTCTTTGGCTTCACGGATGGCATTT
Proteins encoded in this region:
- a CDS encoding serine hydroxymethyltransferase; protein product: MNTSANLEQLKNNDPEIYAAILGEEKREQKGIELIPSENYTWPEVFAANGSILTNKYSEGYPGRRYYGGQKFTDVVETLAIERAKKLFRAEHANVQALSGSPMNQAVYLTFCQPGDTILGMDLSHGGHLTHGAPVSHMGQIFNFIRYKTIPEENGRIDFEELRRVALEAKPKIILCGYTSYPRDLDYAAFKKIADEVGALTMADTSHIGGLIAGDVMKNPLDFGFDIMTTTTHKSLRGPRAGLILCKEKYAKQIDKSVFPGLQGGPHMHTIAAIAVALGKALQPEFKEYAKQILINAKTLAQIFLDNNIKLITNGTDNHMLVINTVESFNLDGTSAEKTLDKISITVNKQIIPDDPNPPLRPSGIRLGTPAATTRGMKETEMQKIAHWIIAALQNHTNDSKLNEIKSEVEATCSQFPVPGI
- a CDS encoding NUDIX hydrolase, coding for MNKLKTPKNINATKTGKIGIFKTMIASGPVIIQKKEGKLQTLLVKHGDKPLKKLKWKFCGGKLLKGWDLKENAIREAKEEIGVKIKIIGDLPVMALWQEKPETGQKQPELIILIHYLAATKERPKQGKDILAIQWFDINNLPKNCSPNIKPTIKAYQKIYAGGKPKRKS